One Tolypothrix bouteillei VB521301 DNA window includes the following coding sequences:
- a CDS encoding ABC transporter ATP-binding protein/permease, which produces MATQVIQSQASTNALSAFIQFWNDVKAIAGNYWYPTKPGERAFTDVIKAWGMLILLILLIITLVGVTVFNSFVSRYLIDIITKEKDFTKFFNTLWIYGIALVLVTLLVGFTKFVRKQIALDWYQWLNNYVLSKYFSNRAYYKINFTSDIDNPDQRLAQEIEPIANNALNFSATLLEKVLEMTAFLIILWSISQQVAIILIAYTVIGNLIAVYITQEFNKINQEELELKADYSYALTHVRTHAESIAFFQGEHQESNIIQRRFSNLMKVVKRKVTWERNKDIFNRGYQAVIQIFPIIIFGPLDIRGEMGFGEISQASLACSLFANALAELINEFGTSGRFSSYVQRLSDFSDALEEVTKQPENASTIKTIEENHLAFEHVTLQTPNYEQVIVEDLSLAVQPGEGLLIVGPSGRGKSSLLRAIAGLWNAGTGRLVRPPLEEVLFLPQRPYIILGTLREQLLYPKTNRHMTDAQLKEVLQQVNLQNLLSRIESFDTEVPWENILSLGEQQRLAFARLLVTHPRFTILDEATSALDLKNEGSLYQQLQTTKTTFISVGHRESLFDYHQWVLELSQDSRWQLVTVQEYRNQKTINIQSTPNNESQSQSQILTEAITSEGLSHKEISELTNYSISTIRSKASKGNSITTRDGLTYCYNKNPSVLKWVRV; this is translated from the coding sequence ATGGCAACTCAAGTTATTCAAAGTCAAGCATCAACAAATGCTTTATCAGCTTTTATTCAATTTTGGAACGATGTAAAAGCGATCGCGGGAAATTACTGGTATCCAACAAAGCCAGGTGAAAGAGCATTTACAGATGTAATTAAAGCATGGGGAATGCTTATTCTCCTAATCTTATTAATCATCACTCTCGTAGGTGTAACTGTTTTTAATAGTTTTGTTAGTCGTTATTTAATCGATATCATCACTAAAGAAAAGGATTTTACTAAATTTTTTAATACATTATGGATTTACGGCATAGCCCTTGTCTTAGTAACGCTCTTGGTAGGATTTACTAAATTTGTTAGAAAACAAATTGCTCTAGATTGGTATCAATGGCTAAATAATTACGTCTTATCAAAATATTTCAGCAACCGAGCTTATTATAAAATTAACTTTACATCCGATATAGATAATCCCGATCAACGTCTAGCTCAAGAAATCGAACCTATTGCTAACAATGCTCTCAACTTTTCAGCAACTCTCCTAGAGAAAGTACTGGAAATGACAGCTTTTTTAATAATTCTTTGGTCAATTTCTCAACAAGTTGCAATTATTTTAATTGCTTATACGGTAATAGGAAATTTGATTGCAGTTTACATAACTCAAGAATTTAATAAAATTAATCAAGAAGAACTCGAATTAAAAGCTGACTACAGTTATGCACTAACTCATGTTCGTACTCATGCTGAATCAATAGCTTTCTTTCAAGGAGAACACCAAGAATCAAATATCATTCAACGCCGATTTAGTAATTTGATGAAAGTTGTCAAACGTAAGGTGACATGGGAAAGAAATAAAGACATTTTTAATAGAGGATATCAAGCAGTAATTCAAATATTTCCAATTATCATATTTGGTCCTTTAGATATTAGAGGTGAAATGGGGTTTGGCGAAATTAGCCAAGCTTCTTTAGCTTGTAGCTTATTTGCTAATGCTTTGGCAGAATTGATTAATGAATTTGGGACTTCTGGGCGGTTTTCTAGTTACGTTCAACGTTTATCTGATTTTTCTGACGCTTTAGAAGAAGTCACTAAACAACCAGAAAATGCCAGTACAATTAAGACAATAGAAGAAAACCATCTTGCTTTTGAGCATGTCACTCTACAAACACCTAACTATGAACAGGTCATTGTCGAAGATCTGTCACTTGCTGTTCAGCCAGGGGAAGGTTTATTAATTGTTGGACCGAGTGGTCGCGGTAAAAGCTCTTTATTGAGAGCGATTGCAGGTTTGTGGAATGCAGGAACCGGTCGTTTGGTGCGACCTCCTTTAGAAGAAGTATTGTTTTTACCCCAACGTCCTTACATCATCTTAGGAACTTTGCGCGAACAGTTGCTTTATCCCAAGACAAATCGTCACATGACCGACGCACAGCTTAAAGAAGTTTTGCAACAAGTTAACCTGCAAAATTTGCTCAGTCGAATTGAAAGCTTTGATACAGAAGTTCCTTGGGAAAATATATTGTCCTTAGGAGAACAACAACGCCTTGCTTTCGCACGACTATTAGTTACTCATCCCAGGTTCACAATATTAGATGAGGCAACAAGTGCCTTGGATTTGAAAAATGAAGGAAGTTTATATCAACAATTACAAACAACGAAAACAACATTTATTAGTGTAGGGCATAGAGAAAGTCTGTTTGATTATCATCAATGGGTTTTAGAACTTTCACAAGATTCCAGGTGGCAACTTGTGACTGTGCAGGAATATCGAAATCAAAAAACAATAAATATTCAAAGCACGCCCAATAATGAGTCGCAAAGTCAATCACAAATATTGACGGAAGCAATCACAAGTGAAGGGCTTTCTCATAAGGAAATAAGTGAATTAACTAACTATTCCATTAGCACTATCAGAAGTAAGGCAAGCAAAGGAAATTCTATCACTACTAGGGACGGCTTGACGTACTGCTATAACAAGAACCCAAGTGTGTTGAAATGGGTGAGAGTTTAG
- a CDS encoding cupin domain-containing protein, producing MPDTTVKKIDSAHSPKGEQGQKYLASGKTVSMRLWENEQPNEPKEPTSREYETVGYVISGRAELHIEGQMVLLEPGTSWVVPKGASHTYKILESFTAVEATSPPAQVHGREEN from the coding sequence TTCAGCTCATTCCCCTAAAGGCGAACAGGGTCAAAAGTATCTTGCTTCCGGTAAGACTGTTTCAATGCGCCTTTGGGAAAATGAACAACCCAATGAACCTAAAGAACCAACTTCACGGGAATACGAAACTGTTGGTTATGTCATTAGCGGTCGTGCTGAGTTGCATATTGAAGGACAAATGGTTTTGCTAGAGCCTGGGACTTCATGGGTCGTACCAAAAGGAGCGTCTCACACTTACAAAATCCTAGAGTCATTTACAGCTGTTGAAGCAACTAGCCCACCGGCTCAAGTCCATGGAAGGGAAGAGAATTAA